One region of Hymenobacter sediminicola genomic DNA includes:
- the nadE gene encoding NAD(+) synthase produces the protein MRIAGAALNQIPFDWTHNLRTIREAIEQAKAAGVQLLCLPELCLTGYNCEDLFLSDWLPESALAHLQQVRPWTNGICVVVGLPIRLNHRTYNTAAVLRDGQILGFAAKQFLANDGVHYEPRFFQPWPAGETTTVQWEGEEWTLGDLIFEHQGVKFGFEICEDAWRPDDVRPACRLMGRVDLIVNPSASHFAMSKTDVRYQLVTKASRTFNCTYLYANLLGNEAGRTVYDGEILVARNGHLLLRNQLMSFKEVDMECVDVDFATEQPRAEEIQPLPAPDEYRELNQALSLALFDYLRKARSRGFVLSLSGGADSCMCAVAVAEMVRLGAAELGTAEFMRRSGCFTAEEIELIAGPAVAVADQDAPGPKDASLAEPNRAQTTANQRITQRLLTCAYQGTVNSSDDTFNSAKELADSLGAVFYNWEIDAEVDGYVGKIEQALHRQLTWKTDDLALQNIQARVRAPAIWLLANVQNCLLITTSNRSEASVGYCTMDGDTAGSISPIAGVDKDFVKKWLRWAETELNYPALRHVNSLQPTAELRPLEDKQTDERDLMPYVLLNRIERLSFYDRLSPRQVLATLVQEDAAADPEQLKIYVKRFYSLWSRNQWKRERYAPSFHLDDYNVDPRSWLRFPILSGGYTEELNAL, from the coding sequence ATGCGAATAGCCGGCGCCGCCCTCAACCAGATACCGTTTGACTGGACCCACAACCTGCGCACTATCCGCGAGGCCATAGAGCAGGCTAAAGCAGCCGGCGTGCAGTTGCTGTGCTTGCCGGAACTCTGCCTGACGGGCTACAACTGCGAAGACCTGTTTTTGAGCGACTGGCTACCCGAATCGGCGCTGGCGCACCTGCAGCAGGTGCGGCCTTGGACCAATGGCATTTGTGTGGTAGTGGGCCTGCCCATCCGTCTCAACCACCGAACGTACAACACAGCCGCCGTGCTCCGCGACGGACAGATTCTGGGCTTCGCGGCCAAACAGTTTCTCGCCAACGACGGTGTCCATTACGAGCCACGCTTTTTCCAGCCCTGGCCAGCTGGCGAAACCACCACCGTGCAGTGGGAAGGGGAGGAGTGGACACTCGGCGACCTGATTTTCGAGCATCAGGGTGTGAAGTTTGGGTTTGAAATCTGTGAGGATGCGTGGCGTCCTGATGACGTGCGCCCCGCCTGCCGCCTCATGGGCCGCGTAGACCTGATTGTAAATCCGTCGGCGAGCCACTTTGCCATGAGCAAAACCGATGTGCGCTACCAACTGGTGACCAAGGCTTCGCGCACGTTCAACTGCACCTACCTCTATGCTAACCTGCTCGGCAACGAAGCCGGCCGTACTGTCTACGATGGGGAAATTCTGGTAGCCCGCAACGGCCATTTGCTGCTGCGCAACCAGCTTATGAGCTTCAAGGAAGTAGATATGGAGTGCGTGGACGTGGATTTTGCCACTGAACAGCCTCGTGCCGAAGAAATCCAGCCGTTGCCCGCACCCGACGAGTATCGGGAACTGAACCAAGCGCTGAGCCTGGCGCTGTTTGACTATTTGCGCAAGGCCCGCAGCCGCGGCTTTGTGCTGAGTTTGAGCGGCGGCGCCGACTCGTGCATGTGTGCCGTAGCGGTGGCCGAAATGGTTCGTTTGGGTGCGGCAGAGCTAGGCACGGCTGAATTTATGCGCCGATCCGGCTGCTTCACGGCGGAGGAAATCGAGCTGATAGCCGGCCCGGCTGTGGCTGTAGCCGACCAGGATGCCCCCGGCCCCAAAGACGCTTCACTAGCAGAGCCCAACAGAGCACAGACAACCGCCAATCAGCGAATCACACAACGCCTGCTGACTTGCGCCTATCAGGGCACCGTCAACTCGTCCGATGACACGTTTAACTCGGCAAAAGAGCTGGCTGATTCGCTAGGGGCAGTGTTTTACAACTGGGAAATTGACGCCGAAGTAGACGGCTACGTTGGCAAGATTGAGCAGGCACTCCACCGCCAGCTGACCTGGAAAACCGATGACCTAGCCCTGCAGAACATTCAGGCGCGGGTGCGGGCTCCTGCCATCTGGCTGCTGGCCAACGTGCAGAACTGCCTACTGATTACTACTTCTAACCGCTCGGAGGCCAGCGTAGGCTACTGCACCATGGATGGTGACACGGCCGGCAGCATTTCGCCTATTGCTGGCGTCGACAAGGACTTTGTGAAGAAATGGCTGCGCTGGGCCGAAACCGAGCTGAACTACCCGGCCCTGCGCCACGTGAACAGCCTGCAGCCCACCGCCGAGTTGCGCCCCTTGGAAGACAAGCAGACCGATGAACGGGATTTGATGCCCTACGTGCTGCTCAACCGCATAGAGCGACTTTCCTTCTATGACCGGCTCAGCCCGCGCCAAGTGCTGGCTACTCTGGTGCAGGAAGATGCTGCTGCTGACCCAGAGCAGCTCAAAATCTACGTGAAACGCTTCTATAGTCTCTGGAGCCGCAACCAGTGGAAGCGCGAACGGTACGCCCCCAGTTTCCACCTCGACGACTACAACGTGGACCCGCGTTCCTGGCTGCGCTTCCCCATCCTGAGCGGCGGCTACACCGAGGAGTTGAATGCGCTGTAG
- a CDS encoding S46 family peptidase → MRKNNWAKALLLTLLLPLTARADEGMWLPLFVKRLNQADMQKKGLKLTAEEIYDVNNASLKDAVVQLGGFCTGEFVSSQGLLLTNHHCGYDAIQSHSTPQNNILEKGFFAATRAEEKTNPGLFVDILVRMEDVTGKVLEGVTAATPEPERVATVQKRQKEMADAAKENGQYVAYVRDMFGGNEYYLFVYQRFGDVRLVGAPAEAVGKFGGDTDNWMWPRHTGDFSMFRVYASKDNKPTAGFAADNIPYVPKKHLPVSLQGVNEGDFAMVFGFPGRTQRFLPAAGLQMTLDQSNPARIKLRDTRLKLWKEDMDQDAALRLKYASKYANIANYWKYFIGQNEGMNRLKTVDAKKAEEASLMQWIAQDPARGQQYGEALNSINQAYAGLRQYNLSANYVNEAAFGTEIITLSSRMMPLYMALKATPADKAAISKATADLKEPVAEYFKDYSASTDKKVFAALMGLYMKDVPAEQQPDVFQTVKKQYGGSMQKYADYVYANSFLTSEAKVNTFLAAPSLAKLEADPGFKTFNSVYTNYTQNILPKMQALQSGLTRANRLYVAALREKNTQKVYSPDANSTIRLSYGTVRPYKGRDAVSYDYKTTAQGILEKEDATNPEFVVPQKELELLKMKDYGRFADKEGNLPVAFITDNDITGGNSGSPVINGRGELIGLAFDGNWEAMTGDLAYDPELKRCINVDIRYVLWCIEKLGGAKHIVDEMTVVNNGPNPGVGAATASAAGLSDVEKMKVKTEDGQKTKVKKKKAKEGAAAGM, encoded by the coding sequence ATGCGCAAGAACAACTGGGCCAAGGCCCTGCTGCTAACGCTGCTACTGCCCCTCACGGCCCGTGCCGATGAAGGCATGTGGCTGCCCCTGTTCGTGAAACGGCTCAACCAGGCCGACATGCAGAAGAAAGGCCTCAAGCTCACGGCCGAGGAAATCTACGACGTCAACAATGCCTCGCTGAAAGATGCGGTAGTGCAACTTGGCGGTTTCTGCACCGGCGAGTTCGTCAGCAGCCAGGGCTTGCTGCTCACCAACCACCACTGCGGCTACGACGCCATCCAGAGCCACAGCACCCCGCAGAACAACATCCTGGAAAAAGGCTTCTTCGCGGCCACTCGTGCCGAGGAAAAAACTAATCCAGGTCTGTTCGTGGATATTCTGGTGCGCATGGAAGACGTGACCGGCAAGGTGCTGGAGGGCGTCACGGCCGCCACGCCTGAGCCCGAGCGGGTAGCCACGGTGCAGAAGCGCCAGAAGGAAATGGCCGACGCGGCCAAAGAAAACGGCCAGTACGTCGCCTACGTGCGCGACATGTTCGGCGGCAACGAGTACTACCTGTTCGTGTACCAGCGCTTCGGTGATGTGCGCCTGGTAGGTGCGCCGGCCGAAGCCGTGGGCAAGTTCGGTGGCGACACCGACAACTGGATGTGGCCCCGCCACACCGGCGACTTCTCGATGTTCCGGGTGTACGCCTCCAAAGACAACAAGCCTACTGCCGGCTTCGCGGCCGACAACATTCCGTACGTGCCCAAGAAGCACCTGCCCGTAAGCCTGCAGGGCGTGAATGAAGGCGACTTTGCCATGGTGTTTGGCTTCCCGGGCCGCACGCAGCGCTTCCTGCCTGCTGCCGGTCTGCAGATGACGCTCGACCAGAGCAACCCCGCCCGCATCAAGCTGCGTGACACGCGCCTGAAGCTGTGGAAAGAAGACATGGACCAGGACGCCGCTTTGCGCCTGAAGTATGCCTCGAAATACGCCAACATAGCCAACTACTGGAAGTATTTCATCGGCCAGAATGAAGGCATGAACCGTCTGAAAACGGTGGATGCCAAGAAAGCCGAGGAAGCGTCTCTGATGCAGTGGATTGCCCAGGATCCGGCCCGTGGCCAACAGTACGGCGAAGCTCTGAACAGCATCAACCAAGCCTATGCCGGTCTGCGCCAATACAACCTGAGCGCCAACTACGTGAACGAGGCTGCTTTCGGTACCGAAATCATCACGCTTTCTTCGCGCATGATGCCGCTGTACATGGCCCTCAAAGCCACTCCCGCCGACAAAGCTGCCATCAGCAAAGCCACCGCCGACCTGAAGGAGCCAGTAGCTGAGTATTTCAAAGACTACAGCGCCTCTACTGACAAGAAGGTATTTGCCGCGCTGATGGGCCTGTACATGAAAGACGTGCCCGCCGAGCAGCAGCCCGACGTGTTCCAGACCGTAAAGAAGCAGTACGGCGGCTCCATGCAAAAATACGCCGACTACGTGTATGCCAATTCCTTCCTGACCTCGGAAGCCAAGGTGAATACCTTCTTGGCCGCGCCTTCGCTGGCGAAGCTGGAGGCAGACCCTGGCTTTAAGACGTTCAACTCGGTGTACACGAACTACACCCAGAATATTTTGCCCAAAATGCAGGCCCTGCAGAGCGGCCTGACGCGCGCTAACCGCCTGTATGTAGCCGCGCTGCGCGAGAAAAACACGCAGAAGGTCTATTCACCCGATGCTAACTCCACCATCCGCCTGAGCTATGGTACCGTACGCCCCTATAAAGGCCGCGACGCTGTGAGCTACGACTACAAAACCACGGCCCAGGGCATTCTGGAAAAGGAAGACGCCACCAACCCGGAGTTTGTAGTGCCTCAGAAAGAGCTGGAACTTCTGAAAATGAAAGATTACGGCCGGTTTGCTGACAAGGAAGGCAACCTGCCCGTCGCCTTCATCACCGACAACGACATCACGGGCGGCAACTCTGGCTCCCCCGTTATCAACGGCCGGGGTGAGCTGATTGGCCTGGCATTCGATGGCAACTGGGAAGCCATGACCGGCGACCTGGCCTACGACCCCGAGCTGAAGCGCTGCATCAACGTGGATATCCGCTACGTGCTGTGGTGCATCGAGAAGCTGGGCGGTGCCAAGCACATCGTGGATGAAATGACCGTAGTAAATAACGGCCCCAACCCCGGCGTAGGCGCTGCTACGGCCTCGGCCGCTGGCCTAAGCGACGTGGAAAAGATGAAGGTGAAGACCGAAGACGGTCAGAAAACCAAAGTCAAGAAGAAGAAAGCCAAAGAAGGCGCAGCGGCTGGCATGTAA
- a CDS encoding RNA polymerase sigma factor → MYTLPLPAVHGVLAPAQSVAATADAELVAQLQQGSETAFRTLVERYQNRIYRTVLALLQSPEEAEDVAQEVFVEVYQTIGRFRGEAALSTWLYRLATSRALKHRQRARAQKRFAYFTSLLGFNNQVLHEPPDHAHPQAQLEGQQQVALLLAHIARLPGQQQVAFTLRHEQDLSYEEIAAVLETTVPAVESLLFRARKTLRTHLSLRHD, encoded by the coding sequence GTGTATACCCTTCCGCTGCCTGCTGTTCACGGCGTTCTGGCTCCTGCACAAAGCGTTGCTGCCACCGCCGATGCCGAGCTGGTAGCACAGTTGCAACAAGGCAGTGAGACCGCATTCCGTACGCTGGTGGAACGCTACCAGAACCGCATCTACCGCACGGTGCTGGCACTGCTCCAGTCGCCGGAAGAGGCCGAGGACGTGGCGCAGGAGGTGTTCGTGGAGGTGTACCAAACCATTGGTCGGTTTCGGGGAGAAGCTGCGCTGAGCACTTGGCTGTATCGGCTGGCTACTTCGCGGGCTCTGAAACACCGGCAACGGGCCCGGGCCCAGAAGCGCTTCGCCTACTTCACCAGCCTGCTGGGCTTCAACAACCAAGTGCTGCACGAGCCGCCTGACCACGCGCATCCGCAGGCGCAACTGGAAGGGCAGCAGCAGGTGGCGCTGTTGCTGGCGCACATTGCCCGCTTGCCCGGTCAGCAGCAGGTGGCCTTCACGCTGCGCCACGAACAGGACCTGAGCTACGAGGAAATAGCCGCCGTCCTGGAAACCACGGTGCCGGCCGTGGAATCTCTGTTGTTTCGGGCCCGCAAAACGCTTCGCACCCATCTTTCTTTGCGCCATGACTGA
- the rnc gene encoding ribonuclease III, with the protein MSRLPLFGFFRRMLGQDKAFRQAIATVTGRTPQNVRLYHLAFTHSSVVKQQGTEAGRNQSNERLEFLGDAVLGTVVAEYLFRKFPYEQEGFLTEMRSRIVNRESLNALALKLGLDKLVQLDPGQGRAARSRSVNGNALEALVGAVYLDQGYKAARKFVLSRLVKPYVDVKSLTETTANFKSKLIEWAQRHGKAIRYELNGEARPGGVMEFTASVVLDDEVVATGMGLSKKQAEQLAAERALTTLGV; encoded by the coding sequence ATGAGCCGCTTGCCCTTGTTCGGGTTTTTTCGGCGGATGCTGGGCCAGGATAAGGCCTTCCGCCAAGCAATTGCTACGGTAACCGGCCGCACGCCTCAAAACGTGCGGCTTTACCATTTGGCCTTCACGCATTCATCGGTGGTGAAGCAGCAGGGTACAGAGGCTGGGCGCAACCAGAGCAACGAGCGGCTGGAATTTTTGGGGGATGCTGTGTTGGGCACGGTGGTGGCCGAATACCTGTTCCGCAAGTTTCCGTACGAACAGGAAGGGTTTCTGACCGAGATGCGCAGCCGTATCGTGAACCGGGAAAGCCTGAACGCGCTGGCTCTGAAACTTGGTCTTGATAAACTAGTGCAGCTTGACCCTGGCCAAGGGCGTGCTGCCCGTTCGCGCTCCGTGAACGGCAACGCGCTGGAAGCCTTAGTAGGAGCCGTTTACCTTGATCAGGGCTACAAAGCGGCCCGCAAGTTTGTGCTTAGCCGCCTCGTAAAGCCATACGTGGACGTGAAATCCCTCACCGAAACGACGGCCAACTTCAAAAGCAAACTCATTGAGTGGGCGCAGCGCCACGGCAAAGCCATTCGCTACGAACTCAACGGCGAAGCACGTCCCGGCGGCGTGATGGAGTTTACGGCTTCTGTCGTGCTCGACGATGAGGTGGTGGCCACTGGGATGGGGCTTTCCAAAAAGCAGGCCGAGCAACTAGCCGCCGAGCGGGCTTTGACTACGCTGGGCGTGTAG
- the yidD gene encoding membrane protein insertion efficiency factor YidD, translating to MSFLFRQFFLGLLWVYRHLISPLTPASCRYTPTCSAYAVQAIEKYGPWRGGRLALRRIASCHPWGGHGHDPVP from the coding sequence ATGTCGTTCTTGTTCCGCCAGTTTTTCCTGGGCTTGCTCTGGGTGTACCGTCACCTGATTTCGCCGCTCACGCCGGCCAGCTGCCGCTATACGCCCACCTGCTCGGCCTACGCGGTGCAGGCCATCGAAAAGTACGGCCCGTGGCGTGGCGGGCGGCTGGCACTGCGCCGCATAGCCAGTTGCCATCCTTGGGGCGGCCACGGGCACGACCCAGTACCGTAA
- a CDS encoding helix-hairpin-helix domain-containing protein has product MLPHTKTGGAKRRVAAVLALLLPLAAQAQEYVRPAADLDRLTQELFAEIQSDQVPYEDLYETLLQYYQTPLSLNSASREELRGLLLLSENQISKLLEYRQQRGPLLSLYELQAVPSFDLRSIYRIAPFVTAQAAGGANALRGPLWQRVFKEDNNALFMRYERVLQTRKGYTTAPTDSLGQGPTRYLGSPDKLMLRYRVSHAKDFSLGITAEKDAGEQLLWNPTARTYGPDFLSAHFVLQERGKLRTLAVGDYQLQFGQGLLLSSGLQVGKGAETITTLRRSSVGVRPYSSILESTFFRGAAATVSLSPTVRATGFVSRKRVDANVQQAADSLAEFDEFSSGFLLTGFHRTASELANRQTLRETVAGGNLGYTSRSGHLSAGLTAVDTHFDKAIQRRPELYNQYEFRGTHNLALGAHYSYVRGNVLLFGETARSSSGGWGTVNGVLASLAPAIDVSALVRHYSRDFHTLYGNALSENTRNINESGLYLGLKLRPVARWEVSAYYDQFRFPWLKYGVGAPSAGHDWLVRVAYSPTKTSLLYAQIRSRQKDYDASTDQPAPLPVPTTRQSLLLYYDANPTLILGLRTRVQASRYREDNGPWQRGYVLAQDASVAVGRRLRLTARYAIFDTDSYDTRQYVFEQDVLYAFSVPALSGQGTRIYGIAEINCSRHLTFWLRLAETHYRYQNTVGSGLEEIQGPRRTEFKAQARYRF; this is encoded by the coding sequence ATGTTGCCTCATACTAAAACCGGCGGCGCAAAGCGGCGGGTTGCGGCAGTACTGGCACTGCTGTTGCCCCTGGCAGCCCAGGCCCAGGAGTACGTGCGCCCCGCCGCCGACCTAGACCGGCTGACGCAGGAGTTGTTTGCTGAAATCCAGAGTGACCAAGTGCCCTACGAGGACCTTTACGAAACGCTGCTTCAGTACTACCAGACGCCGCTCAGCCTGAATTCAGCTTCTCGGGAAGAACTGCGGGGCCTGCTGCTGCTGTCCGAAAACCAGATCAGTAAGCTGCTGGAATACCGCCAGCAGCGCGGGCCGCTGCTCAGCCTCTACGAACTGCAGGCCGTTCCGAGCTTCGATTTGCGCAGTATCTACCGCATAGCTCCTTTCGTGACAGCGCAGGCTGCCGGGGGCGCCAATGCGTTGCGCGGCCCGTTGTGGCAGCGGGTGTTTAAGGAAGACAACAATGCGCTGTTTATGCGCTACGAGCGGGTGCTGCAAACCCGCAAAGGCTACACTACTGCCCCCACCGACAGCCTAGGCCAGGGGCCTACTCGCTACTTAGGTTCGCCCGATAAGCTGATGCTGCGCTACCGCGTCAGCCACGCCAAGGACTTTAGCCTGGGCATAACTGCCGAAAAAGACGCGGGCGAACAGCTGCTCTGGAACCCCACAGCCCGCACCTACGGCCCAGATTTCCTGTCGGCGCACTTTGTGCTGCAGGAGCGGGGTAAGCTCCGCACGCTGGCCGTCGGCGACTATCAGCTACAGTTTGGACAGGGGCTGCTATTGTCGTCGGGGCTGCAGGTAGGCAAGGGGGCCGAAACCATTACCACGCTCCGCCGCAGTTCGGTGGGCGTGCGGCCCTATTCCTCCATCCTGGAAAGTACCTTCTTCCGGGGTGCGGCTGCTACCGTAAGCTTGTCGCCTACGGTACGCGCTACCGGTTTTGTATCGCGCAAGCGGGTAGATGCCAATGTGCAGCAGGCCGCCGACTCCCTAGCGGAGTTTGATGAGTTTTCGTCGGGTTTTCTGCTGACTGGTTTTCACCGGACGGCCAGTGAGCTGGCGAACCGCCAAACGCTGCGCGAAACCGTAGCGGGCGGCAACCTGGGCTACACCAGCCGCAGCGGCCACCTGTCCGCCGGCCTCACGGCCGTCGATACGCATTTTGATAAGGCGATTCAGCGTCGGCCCGAACTGTACAACCAATACGAGTTTCGAGGAACTCACAATCTGGCCTTAGGGGCGCACTACAGCTACGTACGGGGCAATGTGCTGCTGTTTGGCGAAACGGCGCGCAGCAGCAGCGGCGGCTGGGGCACGGTAAATGGCGTGCTGGCCAGTCTCGCGCCTGCTATTGATGTATCGGCGCTGGTGCGGCACTACTCCCGCGACTTTCATACGCTCTATGGTAACGCCCTAAGCGAAAACACCCGCAACATCAACGAAAGCGGACTGTATCTGGGACTGAAGCTGCGGCCGGTAGCGCGCTGGGAGGTGTCGGCTTACTACGACCAATTTCGGTTTCCGTGGCTGAAATATGGGGTAGGAGCGCCTTCGGCGGGGCACGACTGGCTGGTGCGGGTGGCGTATTCGCCCACGAAAACCAGCCTGCTCTACGCTCAGATTCGGAGCCGCCAGAAAGACTATGATGCCAGCACCGACCAGCCGGCTCCCCTGCCCGTACCGACTACGCGCCAGAGTCTGCTGCTGTACTACGATGCTAACCCGACGCTCATTCTGGGGCTGCGCACACGGGTGCAGGCCAGCCGCTACCGCGAAGATAATGGCCCATGGCAGCGGGGCTATGTGCTGGCGCAGGACGCTTCCGTTGCGGTAGGCCGTCGGCTGCGTCTCACGGCCCGCTATGCCATCTTCGATACCGACAGCTACGACACCCGACAATACGTGTTCGAGCAGGACGTGCTGTATGCGTTTTCGGTGCCGGCACTTTCGGGGCAGGGCACGCGCATCTACGGCATTGCCGAAATCAATTGCAGCCGTCACCTCACGTTCTGGCTGCGGCTGGCCGAAACCCACTACCGCTACCAGAACACTGTCGGCTCAGGCCTCGAAGAAATTCAGGGCCCTCGTCGTACGGAGTTCAAAGCTCAGGCCCGCTACCGGTTCTAG
- a CDS encoding acyl carrier protein, translating to MSEIAEKVKAIIIDKLGVEASEVTPEASFTNDLGADSLDTVELIMEFEKEFNVSIPDDQAENIGTVGQAISYLEEHAK from the coding sequence ATGTCTGAAATTGCAGAAAAAGTAAAAGCCATCATCATCGACAAACTAGGCGTAGAAGCATCGGAAGTTACTCCCGAGGCTTCGTTCACCAACGACCTGGGTGCCGACTCGCTCGACACGGTGGAGCTGATCATGGAATTTGAAAAAGAATTCAACGTGTCTATCCCAGACGACCAGGCCGAAAACATCGGCACCGTGGGTCAGGCTATCAGCTACCTCGAAGAGCACGCTAAGTAG
- the fabF gene encoding beta-ketoacyl-ACP synthase II: MAFRRVVVTGLGAITPLGSTVPAYWEGLRTGVSGAAPITRFDASKFKTRFACEVKNYNPDDYFDRKEGRKMDLFTQFAVIASDEAIQDAGLLEGVNKDRVGVIWGSGIGGLKTFQDESFNFAKGDGTPRYNPFFIPKMIADSSSGNISIKNGFRGPNFVTTSACASSSDAIVAAYNYIRLGMADAVVTGGSEAAITEAGVGGFNALKAMSERNDDALTASRPYDKERDGFVLGEGAGALVLEAFEHAQSRGAKIYAEIIGGGLSSDAYHITAPDPTGEGVVLVMQNALRDAGIKPEDVDYINTHGTSTPLGDGAEIKAIQKVFGEHAYNLNISSTKSMTGHLLGGAGGIEAVASILAIQHGVIPPTINHSTDDPELDARLNFTFNAAQTREVNVAMSNTFGFGGHNTSVVFRKFQE, translated from the coding sequence ATGGCTTTTCGGAGAGTTGTCGTTACTGGCCTGGGTGCCATCACGCCGCTAGGCAGCACCGTCCCGGCCTACTGGGAGGGCCTGCGCACCGGCGTAAGCGGTGCGGCGCCCATTACCCGCTTCGACGCCAGCAAGTTCAAGACCCGCTTCGCCTGCGAAGTGAAGAACTACAACCCAGACGATTATTTTGACCGCAAGGAAGGTCGGAAAATGGACCTGTTCACGCAGTTTGCGGTTATCGCCAGCGACGAGGCTATCCAGGATGCCGGCTTGCTGGAAGGCGTGAATAAGGATCGGGTGGGAGTTATCTGGGGCTCGGGTATCGGGGGGCTAAAAACCTTCCAGGACGAGAGCTTCAACTTCGCTAAGGGCGACGGAACACCACGCTACAACCCGTTCTTCATTCCGAAGATGATTGCTGACAGCTCGTCGGGGAACATCTCTATCAAGAATGGTTTCCGGGGTCCTAACTTCGTGACTACCTCGGCTTGCGCTTCTTCGTCTGACGCCATTGTGGCTGCCTACAATTACATCCGTCTCGGCATGGCCGATGCGGTGGTAACAGGTGGCTCCGAAGCAGCTATTACGGAAGCAGGTGTTGGGGGCTTTAATGCCCTCAAAGCCATGAGCGAGCGGAACGATGATGCCCTGACAGCCTCCCGCCCCTATGACAAGGAGCGTGACGGGTTCGTGTTGGGTGAGGGCGCTGGCGCACTCGTGCTGGAAGCTTTCGAGCACGCCCAATCCCGCGGCGCCAAGATTTACGCCGAAATTATCGGGGGTGGCTTGTCGTCGGATGCTTACCATATCACGGCGCCAGACCCAACGGGCGAAGGTGTGGTGCTGGTTATGCAGAATGCCCTGCGCGATGCGGGCATTAAGCCGGAAGATGTTGATTACATCAACACCCACGGCACCAGCACTCCGCTCGGCGACGGAGCCGAAATCAAGGCTATCCAGAAGGTGTTTGGTGAGCATGCCTACAACCTCAACATCAGCTCTACCAAGAGCATGACCGGCCATTTGCTGGGTGGTGCGGGGGGTATTGAGGCAGTGGCCAGCATTCTGGCTATACAGCACGGCGTGATACCGCCCACCATCAACCATTCTACTGACGACCCGGAACTGGATGCGCGCCTGAACTTCACGTTCAATGCCGCGCAGACGCGTGAAGTGAACGTGGCGATGAGCAACACGTTCGGGTTTGGCGGGCACAACACTTCGGTGGTGTTCCGCAAGTTTCAGGAGTAG
- the lgt gene encoding prolipoprotein diacylglyceryl transferase → MLSFLAFIAWDKDPILAHIGPLTLRWYGLLFMSGFVFGTFILSHIYKSERVSPRWVDVITIYMLVGTILGARLGHVLFYDPAYYLTSEHFWEIFKIWEGGLASHGATLGILLATYLFARNNKFDYLWVLDRIVIVVALGGAMIRLGNLMNSEIVGEPTDKPWGFVFVRDAEHLKPAVQPLPAGAVQVAAEPIVHADGSRGYRLLPAGTPVAADSPMAVPRHPTQIYEAAFCILLLLVLYGMWNRTKDRTPRGLLFGLFVVLLFTQRFLGEFLKENQEAFEDKLPLNMGQLLSLPLILVGLWVLWRAGKDPKNPYGYAPRDLEEQEAKDKKAIKA, encoded by the coding sequence ATGCTCTCCTTTCTTGCTTTCATCGCCTGGGATAAAGACCCCATTCTGGCCCATATCGGGCCGCTGACGCTACGGTGGTACGGGCTGTTGTTTATGTCGGGCTTTGTGTTCGGCACATTCATTCTGTCGCACATCTACAAGTCAGAGCGGGTGTCGCCGCGCTGGGTTGATGTCATCACCATCTATATGCTGGTGGGCACCATCCTGGGGGCCCGCTTAGGCCACGTGTTGTTCTACGACCCGGCATATTATCTCACCAGTGAGCATTTCTGGGAGATTTTCAAGATTTGGGAAGGCGGCCTGGCCAGCCACGGCGCCACACTGGGCATCTTGCTGGCTACCTACCTGTTTGCCCGCAACAACAAGTTCGATTACCTCTGGGTGCTCGACCGGATTGTGATTGTAGTAGCGTTGGGTGGGGCCATGATTCGCCTGGGCAACCTCATGAACTCAGAAATCGTGGGTGAGCCTACCGACAAGCCCTGGGGGTTTGTGTTTGTGCGTGACGCGGAACACCTCAAGCCAGCTGTGCAGCCGTTGCCGGCCGGTGCTGTACAAGTAGCTGCTGAGCCTATTGTGCACGCCGATGGTAGCCGCGGGTACCGCTTGCTGCCTGCTGGCACGCCCGTCGCGGCCGATTCGCCGATGGCGGTGCCGCGCCACCCTACCCAGATTTACGAAGCTGCCTTCTGTATTCTGCTGCTGCTGGTACTATACGGCATGTGGAACCGCACCAAGGACCGCACGCCCCGCGGCTTGCTATTCGGGTTGTTTGTGGTGCTATTGTTCACTCAGCGGTTCCTGGGTGAGTTCCTGAAGGAAAACCAGGAAGCCTTTGAAGATAAGCTGCCCCTGAACATGGGCCAACTCCTAAGCCTGCCGCTGATTCTGGTGGGGCTGTGGGTGCTGTGGCGGGCCGGCAAAGACCCCAAGAACCCCTATGGCTACGCCCCCCGCGACCTGGAGGAACAGGAAGCCAAGGATAAAAAGGCTATTAAGGCCTAA